In Clostridium swellfunianum, a genomic segment contains:
- a CDS encoding glycosyltransferase family A protein codes for MKEKSIIVMVPLNISHYYETGKEDKNLQEFGNHLNREKNDEEWICNRIKIFMNYTLKSLKLQTNQHFKALVVYSEATKELVLQELNKYDPLPSNIKFIEFSLLEDEIKKTIKKSKYFYFVRTDSDDMYHKTYIQRMQDYTPEKYTTALINPYGYLYDSTNNKLAKCKARVTSCYTLIFNSKDYLEGKTYNVVTDQIDSQMWFAWSYFPREILMGRNYVWHVHSKNTITNFEQWFTDTWVEELKDITTDEAEIEKVLKDYI; via the coding sequence ATGAAGGAAAAAAGTATAATTGTCATGGTTCCTTTAAATATCTCCCATTACTATGAAACTGGTAAGGAAGATAAAAATCTTCAGGAATTTGGAAACCATCTTAATAGAGAAAAAAATGATGAGGAATGGATTTGCAACAGAATAAAAATATTTATGAACTATACTCTCAAAAGCCTTAAGCTGCAAACAAATCAACACTTTAAAGCACTTGTAGTTTACAGCGAAGCTACAAAAGAACTTGTGCTTCAAGAGCTCAATAAATATGACCCTCTTCCTTCAAATATAAAGTTTATTGAATTTAGCTTGCTAGAGGATGAGATAAAAAAAACTATAAAGAAATCCAAGTATTTTTATTTTGTAAGAACTGATTCTGACGATATGTATCATAAAACCTATATTCAAAGGATGCAGGATTACACTCCTGAAAAATATACTACAGCTCTTATAAATCCCTATGGCTATTTATATGACTCAACCAACAACAAGCTTGCTAAGTGTAAAGCCAGGGTTACTTCCTGCTATACTCTAATATTTAACTCCAAGGACTATCTTGAAGGCAAAACCTATAATGTGGTAACAGATCAGATAGACTCTCAGATGTGGTTTGCCTGGAGCTATTTTCCCCGTGAAATTTTGATGGGAAGGAATTATGTATGGCATGTGCACTCTAAAAACACAATAACAAACTTTGAGCAATGGTTTACTGATACCTGGGTTGAAGAATTAAAGGATATAACTACTGATGAGGCAGAAATTGAAAAGGTATTAAAAGATTATATATAA